One segment of Capnocytophaga sp. oral taxon 878 DNA contains the following:
- a CDS encoding YiiX/YebB-like N1pC/P60 family cysteine hydrolase: MKKTTKVVLITLGIFFLLWAAFKLFFYFDAQQEKRLVAANLKQTRLTQLQLTQLQEGDIILRRGYGLFSDMIADMLNNKKYDVTHSGILHKKGNEWYVIHSLSSDVSNTDGVQEQPLKNFLQYSMPEKLLVVRPNNITPAQGTQVVKRAQYYLQAKIPFDHIGTIDEPSQLYCTELIYQILDNDLHYIAFPTDKKVRKDTFSTMTTLYNPQYFTIIIDTYPATTSQ, translated from the coding sequence ATGAAAAAAACTACCAAAGTAGTCCTTATCACTCTTGGGATTTTTTTTCTCCTATGGGCAGCCTTTAAACTTTTCTTCTACTTCGATGCCCAACAAGAAAAACGCCTCGTAGCAGCCAACCTCAAACAAACACGACTCACCCAACTACAACTCACCCAACTACAAGAAGGCGACATCATCCTACGCCGTGGCTACGGACTCTTCAGCGATATGATAGCCGATATGCTCAATAACAAAAAATACGACGTCACCCATTCAGGTATCCTACACAAAAAAGGGAACGAATGGTACGTAATTCATTCCCTTTCTTCCGATGTAAGTAATACCGACGGAGTACAAGAACAGCCTTTAAAAAACTTCCTACAGTACTCTATGCCCGAAAAACTATTAGTAGTACGCCCCAATAACATCACCCCTGCACAAGGCACCCAAGTAGTAAAAAGAGCCCAATACTACCTACAAGCAAAAATACCCTTTGATCACATAGGCACTATCGATGAGCCCTCACAACTCTATTGCACCGAGCTCATCTACCAAATCCTAGATAATGACCTCCATTACATAGCCTTCCCCACCGATAAAAAGGTGCGCAAAGACACCTTTTCCACTATGACTACCCTCTACAACCCTCAGTACTTCACCATCATTATCGATACCTATCCAGCCACCACAAGCCAATAA
- a CDS encoding DUF4878 domain-containing protein — MKKLFLSLFLLGSLFLVSCSGNSPKAVAEKFMKAIYDYDFKEAQKYCDQPTAQMLSALEGFSKAVPEKEKKAKKFTITKEEINGDTAKVYFKTEGEEKEDTVDLKKIDGKWLVTVNKENGKEGGKTPSMDVPDTQEDEEEGASVIEEAEDATSTTEANQ, encoded by the coding sequence ATGAAAAAACTGTTTTTATCCCTCTTCCTATTAGGAAGCCTATTCTTAGTTTCTTGTTCAGGAAACTCACCTAAAGCCGTTGCCGAAAAATTTATGAAAGCCATTTATGACTACGACTTTAAAGAAGCTCAAAAATATTGCGACCAGCCTACCGCTCAAATGTTAAGTGCCCTTGAAGGCTTCTCCAAAGCAGTACCCGAAAAGGAGAAAAAAGCTAAAAAATTCACCATCACAAAAGAAGAAATTAACGGCGATACCGCTAAAGTATACTTCAAAACCGAAGGAGAAGAAAAAGAAGATACTGTTGATCTTAAAAAAATCGACGGCAAATGGCTCGTAACTGTAAATAAAGAAAATGGTAAAGAAGGCGGAAAAACCCCTTCTATGGACGTTCCTGATACACAAGAAGATGAAGAAGAAGGAGCCTCTGTAATCGAAGAAGCAGAAGACGCAACCTCTACTACTGAAGCTAATCAATAG
- a CDS encoding GDSL-type esterase/lipase family protein, protein MKYFFTFTLLMSWWLTSAQTATPTIVIKAAIPFEHADELPWLTRYQKDINYYQKQNKRLPNLQCDALFLGSSSINMWDSIYEDFGPLQLIRRSYGGATLRDMIYNYPTIAKGYQPKNIVLYVENDLGTHKEGVNAVQCFDLFRILIGKLKAEYPNTPLWVLSLKPSPHKAHQLADQLLVNAFLQQNAELQGYTYIDITSVMYDAQGQLRTDIFKEDELHLNAEGYKLWTAILKPILTAPHH, encoded by the coding sequence ATGAAATACTTCTTCACTTTCACTTTGCTGATGAGCTGGTGGCTAACCTCAGCCCAAACGGCTACTCCTACTATTGTTATTAAGGCAGCTATCCCTTTTGAGCACGCCGATGAACTCCCTTGGCTTACCCGCTACCAAAAGGATATCAACTATTACCAAAAACAGAACAAGCGCCTACCAAACCTTCAGTGTGATGCCCTTTTCTTGGGCAGTTCCTCTATCAATATGTGGGACAGCATTTATGAGGATTTTGGGCCTCTACAGCTCATTCGTCGCTCATACGGAGGGGCTACCCTTCGTGATATGATTTACAACTACCCTACCATTGCCAAAGGTTACCAACCCAAAAACATAGTGCTATATGTCGAGAACGATTTGGGCACTCACAAAGAGGGTGTAAATGCGGTGCAGTGCTTTGATCTTTTCCGCATCCTTATAGGCAAGCTAAAAGCCGAATACCCCAACACACCCCTTTGGGTTCTCTCCCTAAAGCCTTCGCCTCATAAAGCCCACCAGCTGGCAGACCAACTCCTAGTAAATGCCTTCCTTCAACAAAATGCCGAACTACAAGGCTATACTTACATTGATATCACCTCGGTTATGTACGATGCCCAAGGACAGTTGCGCACCGATATTTTCAAAGAAGACGAGCTTCACCTAAACGCCGAAGGCTACAAACTATGGACTGCTATCTTAAAACCAATATTAACAGCACCCCACCATTAG
- a CDS encoding zinc-dependent metalloprotease — MKRHITLLLLAVGTLAYAQKVPATKDTIAKDTTKTKTVEKTPEQKRTEEYNKLIKKGGTERNGVFTVRKIEEKWYFEVHDTLINRYFLCVTRLKTAPQNLGYYAGEKMNQQTVYFEQKDEKTLIMRSFVNRQEADSTHNIYTAVMNSSTNPIVASFNVIGRNPKTKAQLIDVSYFFQQDNSIISLPSSFKTEKKLGGVAPDRSFVHDIRTYPINTEVHTVKTFSASPSNIPSANYTGAVTLELNTSMVLLPKVPMQKRLFDNRVGFFATGFTKFSDKQQRTETEYYIHRFRLEPRKEDMKKYLAGQLVRPKKQIVFYIDPATPKQWQKYLILGVNDWNVAFEQAGFKDAIVAKEWPKDSTMSLEDARFNVIRYLPSEISNAYGPNIADPRSGEIIECHVGWYHNVMKILQQWYMLQVGAVDKRARALHYSEELMGDLIRFVSSHEIGHCLGLRHNMGASSQTPVEKLRDKKWVEANGHTASIMDYARFNYVAQPEDNIGSKGLYPRIGAYDKWAIEWGYRYYPNKYKDEYAEQEALAAMVTEKLKAHPNLWFGGEGKGEDPRAQTEDLSDNVMKANTYALKNLRYIVSNLHQWLKEPNDTYTYFIDMQNAAVLQYRRYTNHVVKFIGSRYTNLINNNEVFYQEVPKEKMKEAIAFLDKELFDAPLWLYPQSIINITGVDADKEIMEWQAANLTVLLSDNLLYRFSHLALSSKNPYPADEYLNDLFAAVWKPLNSPEARKNAIRRGTERSYLLTLAKVINPEENKTAKLTLQQMSDARLFALQHLDKVESYLKQALPTEPANSINHLHYQQLLKEIDNIKNPKK, encoded by the coding sequence ATGAAGAGACACATCACATTACTGCTTTTGGCAGTTGGCACACTAGCTTATGCTCAAAAAGTGCCTGCTACTAAAGACACTATTGCTAAGGACACTACTAAAACTAAAACAGTTGAAAAAACTCCTGAGCAAAAACGAACTGAAGAATACAATAAGCTCATCAAAAAAGGAGGAACAGAACGCAATGGGGTTTTTACCGTCCGCAAGATTGAAGAGAAATGGTATTTTGAAGTACATGACACACTTATTAACCGCTACTTTTTGTGTGTAACAAGGCTTAAAACAGCTCCACAAAACCTCGGTTACTATGCCGGCGAAAAAATGAACCAACAAACAGTTTACTTTGAGCAAAAAGATGAGAAAACCCTCATAATGCGCTCATTTGTAAACCGTCAAGAAGCCGATAGCACTCATAACATCTACACAGCAGTAATGAACTCTAGCACCAACCCAATAGTAGCTTCGTTCAACGTAATAGGGCGCAACCCCAAAACCAAAGCCCAACTCATAGATGTTAGCTATTTCTTCCAGCAAGATAACAGCATTATCAGCCTGCCTAGCAGCTTTAAAACAGAAAAGAAATTAGGAGGCGTTGCCCCCGATCGCTCTTTTGTACACGATATCCGCACCTACCCTATCAATACCGAAGTGCATACTGTAAAAACCTTTTCAGCATCACCTAGCAATATCCCTTCGGCGAACTACACAGGGGCTGTAACCTTGGAGCTAAACACTTCAATGGTATTACTACCCAAAGTCCCTATGCAAAAACGCCTATTTGATAACAGAGTAGGATTCTTTGCTACAGGCTTCACCAAATTCAGTGATAAGCAACAGCGTACCGAAACCGAGTACTACATACACCGCTTCCGCTTAGAGCCTCGCAAGGAAGATATGAAAAAATACCTTGCAGGGCAGTTAGTTCGTCCCAAAAAGCAAATAGTTTTTTACATTGATCCTGCTACCCCTAAGCAATGGCAAAAATACCTTATCTTAGGTGTGAACGATTGGAATGTAGCTTTTGAACAAGCAGGCTTTAAGGATGCTATCGTAGCTAAAGAGTGGCCTAAGGACTCTACTATGAGCTTGGAAGATGCACGTTTCAATGTAATACGTTACCTACCTTCCGAAATTAGCAATGCCTATGGCCCCAACATAGCCGATCCGCGCAGTGGCGAAATTATTGAGTGCCACGTAGGTTGGTATCACAATGTAATGAAAATCCTACAACAGTGGTATATGCTGCAAGTAGGTGCTGTTGATAAGCGCGCACGTGCATTGCACTACTCCGAAGAGCTTATGGGCGATTTGATACGTTTTGTATCATCTCACGAAATAGGTCACTGCTTAGGCTTGCGCCACAATATGGGAGCTAGTAGCCAAACCCCTGTAGAGAAACTACGTGATAAAAAATGGGTTGAAGCCAATGGCCACACAGCATCTATTATGGATTACGCACGCTTTAACTACGTAGCACAACCCGAAGATAATATAGGCAGCAAAGGGCTTTACCCTCGCATCGGGGCTTATGACAAATGGGCTATTGAGTGGGGCTACCGCTATTACCCCAACAAGTACAAAGATGAGTACGCCGAGCAAGAAGCCCTTGCCGCTATGGTTACCGAAAAACTGAAAGCACATCCCAACTTATGGTTTGGTGGTGAAGGCAAAGGAGAAGACCCTCGCGCCCAAACCGAAGACCTATCCGATAATGTGATGAAGGCAAACACCTATGCCCTCAAGAACCTTCGTTATATAGTAAGCAATCTGCATCAGTGGCTTAAAGAGCCTAATGATACTTACACTTACTTTATTGATATGCAAAATGCTGCTGTACTACAATACCGCCGTTACACCAACCACGTGGTAAAGTTCATAGGAAGCAGATATACCAACTTAATCAATAACAATGAGGTATTCTATCAAGAAGTGCCTAAAGAAAAAATGAAAGAGGCTATTGCGTTCTTAGATAAAGAACTATTTGATGCGCCTCTTTGGCTGTACCCTCAGTCTATTATCAATATAACAGGTGTAGATGCCGATAAAGAGATAATGGAATGGCAAGCTGCAAACCTAACTGTTTTGCTTAGTGATAATCTGCTGTACCGCTTCAGCCATTTGGCTTTAAGTTCCAAAAATCCGTATCCAGCTGATGAGTATTTAAATGATTTATTTGCGGCTGTATGGAAACCTCTTAACAGTCCCGAAGCACGCAAAAATGCCATACGCCGTGGCACCGAGCGCTCTTACCTGCTCACCTTGGCTAAGGTTATCAATCCTGAAGAGAACAAAACAGCCAAACTCACCCTGCAACAAATGAGTGATGCACGCCTATTTGCCCTTCAGCATTTAGACAAAGTAGAAAGTTACTTAAAACAAGCGCTCCCTACCGAGCCTGCAAACTCTATCAACCACTTGCACTACCAACAATTATTAAAAGAGATAGACAATATCAAAAACCCTAAAAAATAG
- a CDS encoding (Fe-S)-binding protein, whose amino-acid sequence MIPTMAELSAKGERPEVLFWVGCAGSFDQRAQRIVKAFAHLLQQAGVRFAVLGTEESCTGDPAKRAGNEFLFQMQAMMNIQVLNGYQVTKIVTACPHCFNTLKNEYPALGGHYQVMHHTELLKSLVQEGRLTIEDGAFKGKRITFHDPCYLGRANKVYNAPRELLEKLDADLVEMKSCKARALCCGAGGAQMFKESEKGDKEINILRTEQALQVNPDIIATACPFCHTMMSDGVKTKEKEKQVKVYDIAELLESHTKI is encoded by the coding sequence ATGATTCCAACAATGGCAGAACTATCGGCGAAAGGAGAACGCCCCGAAGTGCTTTTTTGGGTAGGTTGTGCAGGCAGTTTCGACCAACGGGCACAGCGTATTGTTAAAGCTTTCGCTCACTTACTACAACAGGCAGGAGTGCGCTTCGCTGTACTCGGCACCGAAGAAAGCTGCACCGGCGACCCTGCTAAAAGGGCAGGAAATGAGTTCCTTTTCCAAATGCAGGCAATGATGAACATACAAGTGCTCAACGGTTATCAGGTAACCAAAATAGTAACCGCTTGCCCACACTGCTTTAATACCCTAAAAAACGAATATCCCGCACTCGGCGGCCATTACCAAGTAATGCATCACACCGAGCTGCTCAAAAGCCTTGTACAAGAAGGACGACTTACCATAGAAGATGGCGCCTTCAAAGGCAAACGAATCACCTTTCACGACCCTTGCTACCTCGGTAGGGCTAATAAAGTATATAACGCACCACGCGAACTTTTAGAAAAACTCGATGCCGATTTGGTCGAAATGAAAAGCTGCAAAGCACGAGCCCTATGTTGCGGGGCTGGTGGCGCACAGATGTTTAAAGAATCCGAAAAAGGAGACAAAGAAATAAACATACTGCGCACCGAACAAGCCTTACAAGTCAACCCCGATATCATCGCCACCGCTTGCCCCTTCTGCCATACGATGATGTCCGATGGGGTAAAAACCAAAGAAAAAGAAAAACAAGTAAAGGTATATGATATAGCCGAATTACTCGAATCACACACCAAAATATAA
- a CDS encoding 1,4-dihydroxy-2-naphthoyl-CoA synthase translates to MNWITVKEYEDITYKKCEGVARIAFNRPEVRNAFRPKTTAELLDAFKDAYEDVNIGAVLLSAEGPSPKDGVWSFCSGGDQKARGHQGYVGEDGYHRLNILEVQRLIRFMPKVVIAVVPGWAVGGGHSLHVVCDLTLASKEHAIFKQTDADVTSFDAGYGSAYLAKMVGQKKAREIFFLGRNYSAQEAFEMGMVNAVIPHAELETTAFQWAQEIMAKSPTSIKMLKFAMNLTDDGMVGQQVFAGEATRLAYMTDEAKEGRNAFLEKRKPNFEKKWIP, encoded by the coding sequence ATGAACTGGATAACCGTAAAAGAATACGAAGATATTACTTATAAAAAATGCGAGGGCGTAGCACGTATCGCCTTTAATAGGCCTGAAGTGCGCAATGCCTTCCGCCCAAAAACAACTGCCGAACTGCTGGACGCCTTTAAAGATGCGTATGAAGATGTGAATATCGGCGCCGTACTCCTCTCTGCCGAAGGACCTTCCCCAAAAGATGGCGTATGGAGCTTCTGTAGCGGGGGCGACCAAAAAGCACGCGGACACCAAGGATACGTAGGCGAAGACGGATACCACCGCCTCAATATCTTAGAAGTTCAACGCCTCATCCGCTTTATGCCCAAAGTCGTAATTGCAGTAGTCCCTGGTTGGGCTGTTGGGGGCGGACACTCACTACACGTAGTCTGCGACCTTACCCTCGCCAGCAAAGAACACGCTATATTTAAACAAACCGATGCCGATGTCACCAGCTTCGATGCCGGTTACGGCTCTGCTTATCTCGCCAAGATGGTCGGACAGAAAAAAGCCCGCGAAATATTCTTCTTAGGGCGCAACTACTCCGCTCAAGAAGCCTTCGAGATGGGTATGGTCAATGCCGTAATCCCTCACGCCGAACTCGAAACTACCGCTTTTCAGTGGGCTCAAGAGATAATGGCTAAATCACCTACTTCTATCAAAATGCTAAAGTTCGCTATGAACCTTACCGACGATGGTATGGTAGGGCAACAGGTTTTTGCAGGGGAAGCTACCCGCCTTGCCTATATGACCGATGAAGCTAAAGAAGGACGAAACGCTTTCTTAGAAAAACGCAAACCAAACTTCGAGAAAAAGTGGATACCTTAA